A single region of the Hyphomicrobiales bacterium genome encodes:
- a CDS encoding hypothetical protein (Evidence 5 : Unknown function) translates to MILNFQTPSEKYDRSFFAGFLSYLKQRLTFAVSTEEAAPRIILLSPDGKSWNVTVDNSGDLVVAQNTGTIKER, encoded by the coding sequence ATGATCCTGAATTTCCAGACTCCGAGCGAAAAGTACGATCGCTCATTTTTCGCGGGTTTCCTCTCCTACCTCAAGCAGCGCCTGACTTTCGCGGTTTCGACCGAGGAGGCGGCGCCGCGCATCATTCTCCTCTCCCCTGACGGCAAGTCATGGAACGTCACTGTCGATAACAGCGGCGATCTTGTCGTGGCGCAGAACACAGGCACGATCAAAGAGCGCTGA
- a CDS encoding conserved hypothetical protein (Evidence 4 : Unknown function but conserved in other organisms) — translation MSDIAADWARKVEKLLRIGGGTHELQDILDAIKSGSMQSFVSGDSWAVTQVAEFPRKRVLEVLFLVGRLEDVPALRDQVEAFGRAVGADFVRAYGRPGWEATAKSLGWKPSQRIFAKDLA, via the coding sequence ATGTCGGACATTGCTGCTGACTGGGCCCGGAAGGTTGAAAAGCTTCTCCGTATCGGCGGTGGCACGCATGAGCTTCAGGACATTCTCGACGCCATCAAGTCAGGCTCGATGCAGTCCTTCGTGTCCGGCGACAGCTGGGCCGTCACCCAGGTAGCCGAGTTCCCTCGGAAACGAGTTCTCGAAGTCCTCTTTTTGGTCGGTCGTCTCGAAGACGTGCCCGCCCTCCGCGATCAGGTGGAGGCTTTCGGGCGCGCTGTCGGGGCCGATTTCGTTCGCGCCTATGGCCGCCCCGGTTGGGAGGCAACGGCCAAATCTCTCGGCTGGAAGCCGTCTCAACGTATATTCGCAAAGGATCTAGCATGA
- a CDS encoding conserved hypothetical protein (Evidence 4 : Unknown function but conserved in other organisms) has product MSGGGSKSSGSTYQVTQNQLPQWVSDAGQSNYQMAQDIANKPYTPYEGQRVAGFTPDQNAAQDYLRANTGAYQPVYDTALQGLYQAGTYQPQQVQSPYLNYNYTPQDVAAQQVNYNYSPQNVSAQQISAQQVGYNYTPDQVRAQQVSYNYNPADISAERVAYNYTPDQIAAQKFTDANINDYMNPYIQNVENRAIDNLERSRQIATNQIGDAAAAAKSYGGSRQAILEGVQAAETARASGDLSAQLRADAYNNAAGLIQGDQNRALQAAQANQAAGLQASQYGLQAGMANASNALAASQANQQAGLQNAGLGLQAQGMNQNAALQAAMANQGAGLQASQYGLQAGIANQNAALQAAQSNQSSSLQAGLANQNAGLQNAYYGLQAQGMNQNAALQAALANQSAGLQNAQYGLQAGMANQGAYMQAALANQNAGLNANQQKIQSALGGAQVAGAGQNAFLTDYGMMMNQGALQQDQNQRYLDDAYAQYMQAQNYDLERLGVLQSSLGLTPYNTTQTSYGNSSQKTSQGINPAGLIMGGAQLAGSFLSDDDMKTDIQKVGEAKGGLGIYAYRYKGDPKSYPKSVGLLASEVEKKRPDAVKRLPGKKGKRVVDYKKAA; this is encoded by the coding sequence ATGAGCGGTGGTGGATCTAAGTCCTCTGGCTCGACGTATCAGGTTACGCAGAACCAACTGCCGCAGTGGGTCTCTGATGCCGGCCAGTCGAACTATCAGATGGCGCAGGATATCGCGAATAAGCCATACACGCCGTATGAAGGTCAGCGTGTGGCGGGCTTTACGCCGGATCAGAACGCGGCTCAGGACTATTTGCGCGCCAACACGGGCGCTTATCAGCCTGTATATGATACAGCGTTGCAGGGGCTCTATCAGGCCGGTACGTATCAGCCCCAGCAGGTACAGTCGCCATACCTGAACTATAATTACACTCCCCAGGACGTTGCCGCGCAGCAGGTCAACTATAATTACAGCCCGCAGAACGTCTCGGCTCAGCAGATTTCCGCACAGCAGGTAGGCTATAACTACACGCCCGACCAGGTGCGTGCGCAGCAGGTAAGCTATAACTACAACCCTGCGGATATCTCAGCCGAGCGTGTCGCCTACAACTACACTCCTGACCAGATCGCGGCGCAGAAGTTCACCGACGCCAATATCAACGACTATATGAACCCGTATATCCAGAACGTCGAGAACCGTGCGATCGACAATCTGGAGCGGTCTCGCCAGATCGCCACCAATCAGATCGGAGACGCAGCAGCGGCGGCTAAGTCCTATGGCGGCTCTCGGCAGGCGATCCTTGAGGGTGTGCAGGCAGCAGAGACAGCGAGGGCGTCAGGCGATCTATCGGCGCAGCTCCGGGCAGATGCTTACAACAACGCGGCAGGACTGATCCAAGGCGACCAGAACCGGGCATTGCAGGCGGCTCAAGCCAATCAGGCAGCGGGCCTTCAGGCTTCGCAGTACGGACTTCAGGCCGGCATGGCGAACGCCTCGAATGCTCTTGCGGCTTCGCAGGCGAACCAGCAAGCCGGGCTCCAGAATGCGGGCCTCGGCTTGCAGGCGCAGGGCATGAACCAGAACGCGGCACTCCAAGCCGCCATGGCTAACCAGGGGGCCGGCCTTCAGGCGTCGCAATATGGGCTACAGGCTGGTATCGCGAACCAGAATGCGGCACTCCAGGCTGCCCAGTCCAACCAGAGTTCTTCGCTCCAGGCCGGGTTGGCGAACCAGAACGCCGGGCTACAGAACGCCTACTATGGCCTCCAGGCCCAAGGCATGAACCAGAACGCAGCTCTGCAAGCAGCCCTCGCCAATCAGAGCGCGGGGCTCCAGAATGCCCAGTATGGCCTCCAGGCCGGCATGGCCAATCAGGGCGCCTACATGCAGGCCGCATTGGCGAATCAGAACGCTGGGCTGAATGCCAATCAGCAGAAGATCCAGTCTGCTCTCGGCGGGGCCCAGGTCGCAGGGGCAGGCCAAAACGCCTTCCTGACCGACTACGGCATGATGATGAACCAAGGGGCGCTGCAACAGGATCAGAACCAGCGCTATCTGGACGATGCCTATGCGCAGTATATGCAGGCACAGAATTATGACCTTGAACGCCTTGGCGTCCTTCAGTCCTCCCTTGGATTGACGCCGTACAACACCACTCAGACGAGCTACGGCAATAGCTCGCAAAAAACCTCGCAGGGTATCAACCCAGCCGGTCTGATTATGGGTGGGGCACAGCTCGCAGGATCCTTCCTTTCTGACGACGACATGAAGACTGACATCCAGAAAGTCGGAGAGGCCAAGGGCGGGCTCGGCATATACGCCTATCGGTACAAGGGCGATCCCAAGAGCTACCCGAAGTCGGTCGGCCTCCTGGCGTCCGAAGTCGAGAAGAAGCGTCCTGATGCTGTCAAGCGACTTCCCGGCAAGAAGGGCAAGCGCGTTGTTGATTACAAGAAGGCGGCGTGA
- a CDS encoding Transglycosylase SLT domain-containing protein, whose product MADIRDIIRQSAARYGIPVDYMQRMAQIESGYNPNARNPSGAAGLYQFMPSTARQYGLSDPYDAAASADAAARLTLDNKRHLSNVLGREPSSGELYLAHQQGAGGASKLLTNPDAAASSLVGQAAVTQNGGQSNWSARQFADKWTGKFADGAREIGDKVSSATNNFGGLLAPKEQGAFYQDKIQGPQQPTAGMTGGGGGLLAGGFGLNGPQAQDTPMTINQGQNSSLPSFARPDAPLFDMKGLTPTGGGGGLGGALGGLSAIASALGGGGGGDSKASLPQLPTPAPMPAHTPKTEGVQAMSAQRRNEAFSLLAPRRRGRDPLSLLG is encoded by the coding sequence ATGGCAGACATTCGCGACATCATCCGACAGAGCGCCGCGCGTTATGGCATCCCTGTGGACTACATGCAGCGGATGGCCCAGATCGAAAGCGGGTACAATCCAAATGCTCGAAACCCGTCTGGCGCGGCGGGCCTCTACCAGTTCATGCCCTCCACCGCGCGGCAATACGGGTTATCAGATCCGTACGACGCTGCGGCTAGCGCGGACGCAGCAGCGCGCCTCACGCTCGACAACAAGCGTCACCTCTCGAATGTGCTGGGGCGAGAGCCATCGTCTGGAGAGCTTTATCTAGCGCATCAGCAAGGGGCAGGCGGCGCCTCGAAGCTTTTGACCAATCCTGATGCGGCAGCGTCATCTCTGGTGGGGCAGGCTGCCGTAACGCAGAACGGCGGGCAGTCGAATTGGAGCGCGAGGCAGTTCGCGGATAAATGGACCGGCAAATTCGCCGATGGCGCACGCGAGATCGGCGACAAGGTCTCATCCGCCACCAACAACTTTGGCGGTCTCCTCGCTCCAAAAGAGCAGGGGGCATTCTATCAGGATAAAATTCAGGGGCCACAGCAGCCGACGGCGGGCATGACAGGCGGCGGTGGCGGCCTGCTGGCCGGGGGTTTCGGGCTGAATGGTCCACAGGCCCAAGACACGCCCATGACGATCAACCAGGGGCAGAACTCAAGCCTTCCGTCGTTCGCTCGTCCCGATGCGCCGCTGTTCGATATGAAGGGGCTCACCCCTACAGGTGGCGGCGGTGGGCTGGGTGGCGCGCTTGGAGGGCTTAGCGCCATTGCCAGCGCACTCGGCGGTGGCGGTGGGGGCGATAGTAAAGCCAGCTTGCCCCAGCTTCCTACCCCGGCACCCATGCCCGCGCACACTCCGAAAACCGAGGGCGTTCAGGCCATGTCGGCGCAGCGCCGCAATGAAGCTTTCAGCCTTCTCGCCCCGCGCCGTCGTGGCCGCGATCCTTTGTCCCTCTTAGGCTAA
- a CDS encoding hypothetical protein (Evidence 5 : Unknown function) yields the protein MAGGSPEQTQQLAQAYGVDPSVVSQLQKQDSWQRAAAMIASSFAPQSQQGALMAQGLQSGGIEGKLGEIAKLRQMSLQQQQRQQIEASLPQISQQTGLPIEQIRYLNAAGKLQDVLGQRDVVEDAFKGRRVIDRMTGAPVGPGIPGQSPIAPQWQDGQLMGGFDQAQGRYISPEALGAAPVTQQAGDIPAAPAGVNPKLWKEQQTKNLFDRTAPAGTDEVSGLRKEIQGLPSYKNLSQAAPIYKSMSETADRNSRASDLNLVYGLGKIMDPGSVVREGEMVMVKNTASLPDWLLGSINSLNGGQALLPETRAAIMQEAHSRMQSYEDIFSQDTQMYRGIAGRRGMNPGDVIPDFGRAAPYERKKTGDAEAPKQVGPSVAPPPAAIEYLRANPQMKDDFDRKYGAGSSDRILGGR from the coding sequence ATGGCCGGTGGAAGCCCCGAACAAACTCAGCAACTCGCTCAAGCCTATGGCGTGGACCCTTCTGTCGTGTCTCAGCTTCAGAAGCAGGACAGCTGGCAGCGTGCGGCCGCAATGATTGCCAGCTCCTTTGCGCCGCAAAGCCAGCAGGGCGCCCTTATGGCGCAGGGCCTGCAAAGCGGAGGTATCGAGGGCAAGCTGGGGGAGATCGCCAAGCTTCGCCAGATGTCCCTCCAGCAGCAGCAACGCCAGCAGATCGAGGCGAGCCTTCCTCAGATCTCGCAGCAGACAGGTCTTCCGATCGAACAGATCCGCTATCTCAATGCGGCCGGGAAATTACAGGATGTCCTCGGGCAACGCGATGTTGTCGAGGATGCGTTCAAGGGGCGTCGTGTCATCGACAGGATGACGGGTGCTCCCGTTGGGCCCGGGATTCCTGGTCAGTCACCAATCGCCCCGCAGTGGCAAGATGGCCAGCTTATGGGCGGCTTTGACCAGGCTCAGGGCCGGTACATCTCACCAGAGGCCCTTGGCGCTGCGCCAGTCACGCAACAGGCGGGCGATATTCCAGCTGCCCCTGCCGGCGTGAACCCCAAGCTTTGGAAAGAGCAGCAGACGAAAAACCTGTTTGATCGAACAGCGCCCGCTGGAACCGATGAAGTGTCGGGTCTACGCAAGGAAATACAAGGCCTGCCGTCTTATAAGAACCTCTCGCAGGCGGCCCCCATCTACAAATCGATGTCAGAAACCGCCGACAGGAACAGCCGGGCCTCTGACCTCAACCTCGTCTACGGCCTCGGCAAGATCATGGATCCCGGCTCGGTCGTCCGAGAGGGCGAAATGGTCATGGTCAAGAACACGGCGTCTCTCCCGGATTGGCTGCTTGGCTCCATCAATTCTCTAAATGGCGGACAAGCGTTGCTCCCTGAAACCCGTGCGGCAATCATGCAGGAAGCGCACAGCCGCATGCAGAGCTATGAAGACATCTTCAGCCAAGACACGCAGATGTATCGCGGCATTGCTGGGCGGCGCGGGATGAACCCGGGTGACGTTATACCAGACTTCGGCCGCGCCGCGCCGTACGAGCGTAAGAAGACGGGGGATGCCGAGGCGCCTAAGCAGGTTGGGCCCTCCGTGGCGCCTCCTCCAGCGGCCATCGAATATTTACGCGCCAACCCGCAGATGAAAGATGACTTTGATAGGAAGTATGGGGCCGGATCGTCGGATAGGATCCTTGGAGGACGGTAA
- a CDS encoding conserved hypothetical protein (Evidence 4 : Unknown function but conserved in other organisms), which yields MANPFDQFDTSSNPFDRFDNIPVVQANTREEARAFARGVPIIGGALDEMNAATNAALDPVVPQAVSDFFGWQRIPGNNFSERYQNELARQRGDDAAYDKAHPYASTAMQLAGGIASGGAALKAGVPVLGGSGSLAQRAAVSSAIGGGTGAVDGFTRGEGGVQNRAESGAYSAGVGALIGGLAPVAAAGVGAAARGVMDALDGGSVPGVSRAVSRQLTNVADEGALARARELGPDAMLLDTGASLRGFAAGGAQQPGVARTIFSDALGAREQGANQRIQQGINAALGPAPVPSQLEAVMQASRRSLGPDYQQALAGARAVDTRGLADNLDAAIVDQRGAGRAAVQRVRDMLNIHGTDQLDPSPQALLNTRQAIDGMLAKETDTNAQRLLATARKSVDDEIARSIPGIKDVDARYAELARQSEGLQAGGRVLDGGKTAIRPSELNDMMNQGVQPQGAFVGPSGEAFRLQQGTRAEIDRLVGTTANDRIGLKKAIQGEGDWNRTKLEALFGKAPTDDLLRLADKEATYAASNQLAFGGSQTAPRQAAAEFFGRVEAPEVNPASTMTGLAANAAQKAWRTVGGRAADSLAEARRAEMARILVSTGEARDKILRSLANAPAREAARGRSADAIGRVAGLGLLGLPEDQMRDRVRRVGGLLGAR from the coding sequence ATGGCGAACCCTTTCGACCAGTTCGACACTTCCTCCAATCCATTCGATCGCTTCGACAACATCCCTGTTGTTCAAGCCAACACGCGCGAGGAGGCGAGGGCTTTTGCTCGTGGCGTCCCCATCATTGGCGGCGCTCTTGATGAGATGAACGCGGCGACGAATGCCGCACTCGATCCCGTCGTGCCTCAAGCTGTGTCGGACTTCTTCGGCTGGCAACGCATCCCGGGGAACAACTTCTCAGAGCGTTACCAGAACGAGCTTGCCCGGCAGCGTGGCGATGACGCGGCGTATGACAAGGCGCATCCTTATGCATCGACCGCCATGCAGCTTGCCGGTGGCATCGCCAGCGGCGGCGCGGCTCTAAAGGCGGGTGTACCGGTCCTTGGAGGATCTGGCAGTCTGGCGCAGCGTGCGGCGGTGAGTAGCGCCATCGGGGGTGGAACCGGCGCAGTTGACGGGTTCACGCGCGGCGAGGGCGGCGTCCAGAACCGCGCAGAGAGCGGGGCGTATAGCGCGGGTGTCGGCGCCCTCATTGGGGGGCTTGCCCCGGTCGCAGCCGCCGGCGTTGGTGCAGCGGCGCGTGGTGTGATGGATGCACTCGACGGTGGCTCGGTCCCCGGCGTAAGCCGCGCGGTTAGCCGACAACTGACAAATGTGGCGGACGAAGGAGCGCTAGCTCGTGCGCGCGAGCTTGGACCGGACGCGATGCTCCTCGACACTGGAGCGTCCTTGCGCGGCTTTGCTGCAGGCGGTGCGCAGCAACCGGGCGTGGCTCGAACAATCTTCTCGGATGCACTCGGTGCGCGGGAGCAGGGCGCTAACCAGCGAATCCAGCAAGGCATCAACGCGGCGCTGGGCCCGGCCCCGGTGCCGTCACAACTGGAAGCTGTCATGCAGGCTTCTCGGCGGTCACTCGGCCCCGACTATCAGCAGGCTCTTGCGGGCGCTCGTGCGGTCGATACGCGCGGCCTGGCTGACAACCTGGACGCGGCGATTGTCGATCAGCGCGGGGCCGGGCGGGCGGCGGTGCAACGCGTGCGTGACATGCTGAACATTCACGGCACAGATCAACTTGATCCGTCCCCGCAAGCGCTACTGAACACCCGCCAAGCCATTGACGGGATGCTCGCCAAAGAAACGGACACGAACGCACAGCGCTTGCTCGCCACCGCCCGCAAGAGCGTCGATGACGAGATTGCGCGTTCGATCCCGGGCATCAAGGATGTTGACGCGCGATACGCTGAACTAGCCCGCCAGTCCGAAGGGTTGCAGGCTGGTGGCCGTGTTCTCGATGGCGGGAAGACCGCTATCCGCCCGTCCGAACTTAACGACATGATGAACCAGGGCGTGCAGCCCCAGGGGGCGTTCGTTGGCCCATCTGGCGAGGCCTTCAGGCTTCAGCAGGGCACCCGAGCTGAGATCGACCGTCTAGTCGGCACGACCGCGAATGACCGCATAGGGCTCAAGAAAGCGATCCAGGGGGAGGGGGATTGGAACCGCACCAAGCTCGAAGCCCTATTCGGCAAGGCCCCGACAGACGATCTCCTGCGTCTAGCGGACAAAGAGGCGACATACGCTGCGTCGAACCAACTCGCCTTTGGTGGGTCGCAGACGGCCCCCCGGCAGGCCGCGGCAGAATTCTTCGGGCGCGTCGAAGCCCCTGAGGTCAACCCTGCGTCCACGATGACGGGCTTAGCTGCTAACGCGGCACAGAAGGCATGGCGAACTGTCGGCGGTAGGGCGGCGGACTCGCTGGCTGAAGCGAGGCGCGCGGAAATGGCCAGAATTCTCGTATCGACCGGTGAAGCGCGGGACAAGATCCTCCGGTCATTGGCTAACGCTCCGGCGCGAGAAGCCGCGCGTGGTCGGTCTGCTGATGCTATCGGCCGCGTGGCGGGTCTTGGTCTTCTTGGCCTCCCCGAAGACCAAATGCGCGATCGCGTGCGTCGCGTCGGCGGTCTATTAGGTGCGCGATGA
- a CDS encoding hypothetical protein (Evidence 5 : Unknown function) codes for MRTAVQIVAILVYLAIMAGATLGMLWLQGQMGPWSYLLLSLAGVGGIIFIAHLIDRRRDARDRAFGLRGGQEDQDPPRGR; via the coding sequence TTGAGAACCGCCGTCCAAATCGTCGCCATTCTTGTCTACCTTGCCATTATGGCGGGAGCGACATTGGGGATGTTGTGGCTCCAGGGCCAGATGGGCCCGTGGAGCTATCTGCTTCTCAGTCTTGCCGGTGTCGGCGGGATTATTTTCATCGCGCACCTAATAGACCGCCGACGCGACGCACGCGATCGCGCATTTGGTCTTCGGGGAGGCCAAGAAGACCAAGACCCGCCACGCGGCCGATAG
- a CDS encoding conserved hypothetical protein (Evidence 4 : Unknown function but conserved in other organisms), producing the protein MRRWGVIGAAVAMATAACQQIQHSSDIAQPIGQSVTAGVGDVIFRADEKKSMPNAFGRADLFGRTTTTGMTAVQYGGLRNGNALLVRSGVDIQSNQTTMNSTPIYVPTQQTTSVSGWVGTTPVMGTASSSGGYLAPPIGAQGYSAARATIPIEVDWRKNPAVPMSGRTLYIENATPTSITYSIR; encoded by the coding sequence ATGCGACGTTGGGGTGTTATTGGGGCCGCCGTGGCGATGGCGACCGCCGCTTGCCAGCAGATCCAGCATTCTTCGGATATTGCACAGCCGATCGGACAGTCAGTTACGGCCGGCGTTGGAGACGTTATCTTCCGCGCCGATGAGAAAAAGAGCATGCCGAACGCGTTCGGGCGCGCCGACCTTTTCGGGCGCACGACAACAACAGGCATGACAGCCGTCCAGTATGGCGGCCTGCGAAATGGAAACGCGCTGCTCGTTCGAAGCGGCGTCGATATCCAGTCCAATCAGACCACTATGAATAGCACTCCGATCTACGTTCCGACCCAGCAAACGACCTCTGTATCGGGATGGGTGGGGACAACGCCAGTTATGGGCACGGCTTCATCATCCGGGGGGTATCTCGCTCCCCCTATCGGTGCGCAGGGCTATTCCGCAGCGCGAGCGACGATCCCGATCGAGGTGGACTGGCGAAAGAATCCAGCCGTTCCCATGTCAGGACGGACGCTCTATATCGAGAACGCGACACCGACTTCCATAACGTACAGCATCAGGTAG
- a CDS encoding hypothetical protein (Evidence 5 : Unknown function), with the protein MSVRPSDLTYPCYYMYKDTRGEWRWVYYAKNGEEIAVSSEGYIKKSGCAESIGIMQISGDDTVFEQSPRRV; encoded by the coding sequence ATGTCTGTTCGTCCTTCCGATCTGACATACCCGTGTTACTACATGTACAAAGACACTCGCGGGGAGTGGCGGTGGGTCTACTACGCCAAGAATGGCGAGGAGATCGCCGTTAGCAGCGAGGGCTACATTAAGAAGAGCGGCTGCGCCGAAAGCATCGGGATCATGCAGATATCTGGCGACGATACAGTTTTCGAACAGTCGCCTAGGCGCGTATAG
- a CDS encoding hypothetical protein (Evidence 5 : Unknown function): MMQQGGSSFQCGLGQQPVFPAPAPDYSLQNKVAEEYRRKYLCEDASDLWGAGSGNRAAAMKIALSLPTVRVAALKVLRDAAALHEMLIKGVPRDDIGPLGAMGESDDDPDDLVKPRIDPVVRAR; encoded by the coding sequence ATGATGCAGCAAGGAGGATCCTCCTTCCAGTGCGGCCTAGGACAGCAACCCGTGTTCCCGGCCCCAGCCCCAGACTACAGCCTACAAAACAAGGTGGCTGAGGAGTATAGGCGCAAATATCTCTGTGAGGACGCGTCTGACCTCTGGGGGGCTGGCTCTGGCAACCGCGCGGCTGCTATGAAGATCGCGCTATCGCTCCCAACAGTACGCGTAGCCGCGCTAAAGGTGCTGCGTGATGCTGCGGCGCTCCATGAAATGCTTATCAAAGGAGTGCCACGAGACGATATAGGCCCGCTCGGGGCTATGGGCGAGTCCGACGACGACCCGGATGATCTAGTTAAACCGAGGATTGACCCAGTTGTTCGTGCCCGCTAG
- the cas2 gene encoding CRISPR-associated endoribonuclease Cas2: protein MAYFVVSYDLQDEKDYPELWEEMDRLKAVKCLLSMYLVELNSTAKDVREHLSSYIDQDDRLMVIEFSKKPSYQKALAGTNNWVNPRFN, encoded by the coding sequence ATGGCGTATTTCGTCGTTAGCTACGATCTTCAAGACGAGAAGGACTACCCAGAACTCTGGGAAGAGATGGATAGGTTGAAGGCCGTTAAGTGCCTCTTGTCTATGTACCTTGTCGAACTAAACTCGACCGCCAAAGATGTGAGAGAACATTTAAGCTCTTACATAGATCAGGACGACCGGTTAATGGTGATCGAGTTTTCCAAAAAGCCATCATATCAAAAGGCCCTAGCGGGCACGAACAACTGGGTCAATCCTCGGTTTAACTAG
- a CDS encoding hypothetical protein (Evidence 5 : Unknown function), which yields MADSAEYEQALVEVERYFLNEPMPGTADAERFTALVNLIEAYENQHWPIEAAKP from the coding sequence ATGGCGGACAGCGCAGAGTACGAGCAAGCCCTCGTCGAGGTAGAGCGCTATTTCCTGAACGAACCCATGCCCGGCACCGCTGATGCAGAAAGGTTCACCGCACTTGTGAACCTCATCGAAGCCTACGAAAATCAGCATTGGCCTATCGAGGCTGCCAAACCCTAG
- a CDS encoding hypothetical protein (Evidence 5 : Unknown function), with translation MTTALWITLAFIIWTPLSVMVALYLTRDWFMDEPQRPAPKK, from the coding sequence ATGACGACTGCCTTGTGGATCACCCTCGCCTTTATAATCTGGACCCCCCTGAGCGTCATGGTCGCGCTTTATCTCACCCGGGACTGGTTCATGGACGAGCCTCAAAGGCCCGCACCGAAGAAGTAA
- a CDS encoding Amino acid transporter, with amino-acid sequence MSLVHNERTKLTATYANGIAIAVLAIGYIGPVVSVISSGRTPSITDAVIANACNAFSFALHLGARWWLGRLR; translated from the coding sequence ATGAGTCTGGTCCATAACGAACGTACAAAGCTCACTGCCACTTATGCGAATGGCATCGCTATCGCGGTCCTCGCCATCGGTTATATCGGGCCCGTGGTGAGCGTCATCTCCTCCGGAAGAACGCCCTCCATCACTGACGCTGTAATCGCAAACGCTTGTAACGCCTTTAGTTTCGCATTACATTTAGGGGCCCGTTGGTGGCTGGGAAGGCTCAGATGA
- a CDS encoding hypothetical protein (Evidence 5 : Unknown function), translating into MARPKYPSDEVDKTMVRFPPGLMDRIKTAAAENHRSMNAEIIARLESTFYAERNTKVIDFGGPDVISVEDLIEWLKERKATKP; encoded by the coding sequence ATGGCTAGACCGAAGTACCCGAGCGACGAAGTCGACAAGACCATGGTCCGGTTCCCGCCGGGCCTCATGGATCGCATCAAAACGGCTGCGGCGGAAAACCATCGCTCAATGAACGCGGAGATCATCGCCCGCCTCGAATCAACCTTCTATGCCGAGCGGAATACAAAGGTGATCGATTTTGGCGGGCCGGACGTTATCAGTGTGGAAGACCTGATCGAGTGGCTTAAAGAGCGCAAGGCCACCAAGCCCTAG
- a CDS encoding Phage P22, antirepressor protein, which yields MGKVITVDFRNDTLFAVERDDGVFIALKPIVDRMGLSWGSQHNRLMRDPILSEGIFTTKMPSIGGAQETTCLKMQLLNGWLFGIDESRVKDHEVREVILTYKRECYSVLFDRFYGKMTKEAPLIEDEPHENESVKLRMINESRQVFGTQAAAQLWFRLGLPVVPAMLHDPRQLNLLDYSVIKTAEAA from the coding sequence ATGGGCAAGGTCATCACTGTAGATTTCCGGAATGACACGCTTTTCGCTGTCGAACGCGACGACGGGGTTTTTATCGCGCTCAAGCCTATTGTTGATCGCATGGGGCTGTCCTGGGGGAGCCAGCACAACCGGCTCATGCGAGACCCCATTCTGTCCGAAGGGATCTTCACCACGAAGATGCCTTCCATCGGAGGGGCGCAGGAAACCACCTGCTTGAAGATGCAACTTCTGAACGGCTGGCTGTTTGGCATCGACGAAAGCCGGGTAAAGGACCATGAGGTTAGGGAAGTTATCCTGACCTATAAGCGGGAATGCTATTCCGTCCTCTTCGACCGTTTCTACGGCAAGATGACGAAAGAGGCGCCGCTGATTGAGGACGAGCCCCACGAGAACGAGAGCGTCAAGCTCCGCATGATCAACGAGAGCCGGCAGGTCTTCGGCACTCAGGCTGCGGCGCAACTCTGGTTCCGGCTCGGCCTGCCGGTCGTCCCGGCCATGCTGCATGACCCGCGTCAGCTGAACCTTCTTGACTACTCGGTCATCAAGACGGCGGAGGCCGCCTAA